A window of Hordeum vulgare subsp. vulgare chromosome 5H, MorexV3_pseudomolecules_assembly, whole genome shotgun sequence genomic DNA:
TCAGACCATGTCATTTTCTTTCAACACAATCTTTTGTTCACTTGAAAATATATTCTTCAATTTGTCAAGTCAATCAATTAAAACTGCATCAGGTAATGTTTCTTCGTGGACTGAATACTCAAATGCTTTGCATAACATTGTTTGAAAAGAAACATCTTTTTTTAAAGGGGATTACCCCGGCCGTGCCAACTTTGTTACATCGTGGTTTGGGATAAAATGGCCAACCACACACCCGCACACGTAAACCTGAGAATAGTTTCATATTtaaaccatacttgaaccatatccatacatttatctctcaaaaccaTACGTAAACTATACCCGTTTGATGTCATTTTCAGCCCAACCAAAACTAAACCCATtattttttccacccaaaccaatttaaacccaaTACATAACCGTGGGTTTAAAACCAATACATAACTATGGGTTGCTTTAATGTACATATAATTACACAAATTGACAAGTTAAGAAGCAaatgagatagaaaaggcataagtgcatctacaacagtttgagaacaaagttatccttgagatacaatcaacacacagcaaaaggcaaaaaaaatgacCACGTCTGAAtagctcactaacaagtgtattaaaacaaAATTACTTAGTCAAAGCACAAGCAAACACTTCCGATTTTCATGTGGTATTTTCCCGTAATACATAATTACACGGTGCATTACAATATGCATGCGAATCAAAGATATTCGTTCTCGGTCATCGTTGGTTATTGCAcataaccaatgcctagaaaccggtttggacccatagtttataaccgtTTATAACCAAACtgtttaaacccataaccaactatacccaaactggtttttccacatacccaaaccaaaaccaaactaaaaaaagcTCAGCCCTCAGCCCAATAAACCTAAACCAGTCAAACCCAAAGTAATAACCGAACCGTTACACCCGGTTTTCTAATAACCATTCCCAGGTTTTTTACGCACACGGGGATAGGGTTTACTCTCTGGGAATAGCATCACCTAACACTTTGGCCGCTACCCTGGGTGATTCCCATCTGAAAGTGCATCTAGGCCACCAGGCTTTTGATATTTCATGACAACAAATAATTTACTCTAGCGATGATCAGCTTACATCCTAAAAGATGCTAGTTGGAAAATGGTTTTCGGCCCCTCAAAATCTTTGCAAAGAAATCAGCAAGATCAAGAACTTTTTAGACTTTTGTGATCCAGGATCACTTTGAGTCATTAATATGCCAATACTATCAAAAGGGGAATCTTGACCCTAGTGAGGAGAAGAAATTCTTGCTATGTCCTCAAACTCAAACCTTAAAAAACTCAATCAAATCTAAAAAATGCCATTCATAATATTCTTTGTGTTTTTCCTGATTGGAGCCACCAAGTGTTTTGTTCCTCCGAGTGAGTTCAGAGAGTTGCATCAGTGATACTATGTGCATTCGGAGATTCCAATCGAGGTGTTTGAACTAGCCAGGATGCCACGGAGGCTaattttttttcgagaaaacgcaaagacTCTACGTTTCATTTCATTGAAAAGGGAGATAGTTTAGCTATACATGCCTCCGAGCAGGAGGCTCACCgggaaaaaagaaaaacaggaaacTAGTGAACATGTTAGCGGCAAGACCACCCCAAGTCCAACTGCCCCAGCCCTAGCCcaaaaggctgcctcctctctgaTCCTAGTCGATAGCAGGGCAATGGAAGGCTACTCGCCGTCAAACACGCAAGAGTTGCGGTGCTTCCAGAGCATCCATGCCGTCAGGTGAGTGATCGTGGCCAACCCCTTGCGCATGGGCTTTGGCGTCTCCAGCTTGGTGTGCGTCCACCAGTCGTTCAGCGTGGCCTCCTGGTCCGGCGGCCGGCATGTCAACCGTAACCAAGCGAGTGTCTCATGCCACACCTGTCGCGAGAAGGGGCAGGTGACGAGCAGGTGGCGCATCGTCTCGGGCTCCTGGTCACAGAAGACGCAGCACGGGTGGTGTTGCAGGCCGCGACGGCGTAATCTGTCCGCTGTCCAGCACCTGTCCAGACTAACGAGCCAGAGGAAGAACTTCACGCGCGGCGGAgcccaactcctccatgtcagttGCCATGAGTCGCAGCTAGCGGAGCCGTGGAAGGTTGCCAAGTAGGCGCTGCGCGCAGAGTAAGATCCGCTCGAGGTCCATCTCCAGATAAGCTGGTCTGGCTGGTCGTTGAGGGCGACGCCTTCTGTTTCACGCCACAGCAGCAGGTATTGACCGATTTCGTGGATGCCCATGTCTCCGTGAATGTCTCGAGTCCATGCATAGTTCAGGAGGCCCTCCGCAATGGTGCGATGCTTGCGCCGGCGCTTGGGGATGCAAGCATAAAGCTGCGGTGCGATCTCTCTGATGGAGCGGCCATTGTTCCAGCGATCCTCCCAGAACTTGCCCGTTCTGCCGTCTCCCACGGTGAgcgaggtggaggcgaagaacaAGGCGTGCTCCTCCTTGGAGAACTGGAGGTCAAGGCCGTGCCAAGCACGACCCTCGTCGGTGCGGCTAAACCAGAGCCATCGCAGCCGCAGGGCGAGCCCAGCACGCTCCATGTCCTGGATTCCAAGGCCGCCAAGGGGAAGGGGCCGACAGATACGGCGCCAGTTGACGTGGCAGCTGCCTTCGTTAGCGGCGGCGCGACCTTCCCATAGGAATCCTCTCTCAATTTTCTCGATGAGCCTGATCGTCTTCTTCGGAGGGGCGAAGACGAGGATTTGGTGAATGGGGATGGCGTAGAGCACGGACCTGACAAGAGCTAGGCGGCCCGCTTTGTTCATGAGCCTGGACTTCTAGTTGGGTAGCATGCCGCCAACCGTGTCGACCAGGGGCTGCAGCTGGGCGCTCGTGGGCCGTCGAATGGTGAGAGGGATCCCAAGGTATGTGAGCGGCAGGTCCGTGATCTTGCACCCAAGGAGCTCCGAGATCAGCGCAGCGTCGCCCGGAGCGCAGTTGAGCATTGCGGCTGAGCTCTTGTCGTAGTTGACATGAAGGCCCGTGGCTTGCCCAAAGAGCTCCAGGATCGCCTTGATCGCGGCTAGGTCGCTCGGGGAGGGGTGGCAAAACAGCACCACGTCGTCCGCTTAGAGCGAGATGACCGGGATGGGGAGGCATGGGTGTAGGTGCTCCAGGATGCCCAGGGATTGCGATTGCAAAATGCATTATTTGAGGGCCGTCGATCACTGTCCACGGGCGCATCCACGGACGTATAGGGCTCCGGATTAGGCAATTccgattgtagatgctcttaggacTTAGATGTGCACACCACTTACCCACTTTTAGGACTTAGATGTGCATTTTCATACTTACATAACCTAGTTGACACACATCTGGAATACTTTTAGGAACTCCAATGCACTTAAGACGAAAAAGGCTTTCCCccgctttatattataaagcaacaaCCAACAGATACAACCAGCTCGCTGGGGCCGCAGCACAAACAagcccaaagaaaaaaaaaagaaagagaagagaaaaaaatgccAACGCCAGCAGCTCAACGAAGCGAGGATGACCGACAACCGCTGCACCCTCCGAAGAAGTACCACCGTATGCCAAGCACTTCGAAGCCTCGCGTACCAAGCAACACCTTCAGGAAGGAAAGTGATAACGACGCCGCTGCTGCCCAAACAAGTCCTAGGGTTTCCTCAGGTGCGCGGATGGCAGTGTGGAAGGGGTATCACCGACGCCCCACATGAAGGTTCAGCGACGCGCACGGGCGTAGCCGCGCCGATGGCGAACGAGCCGCCAGGGATTTCTCCCGCCCCgaaaccaccaccgccgccccggACAATCGGAAGTGCACCGCCCACCATGCCGCCCACCAGCCTATGCCACCACGGTCATCGCACCAACTTCACCGTCTCACTGAGGTCACCAACACAAGACCTGGAGGGAGGACGAGGAGATAACAGGCTCGGGGAAACCGCAACGTATCCGACTGGAGGGGACAACCTCCACCGCCGCGCGGAGCCGACCGGACGTAGCGATAGGGACTTGCCAGGCCATCACAGGCCCGGCCGAACCCCGACGGGTCCGGACAGTTCCAGCTGCCACGCTGCAGCAAGCCGGCCGCCGGAGCCATCACCACCGCAGCCACAGCCGCCTCGCCGCATCACCAGGGAGCCGCGTCGCCGCAACCCGAACCGCCGGCCCACCCCGACCTAGATGGGGCCCGAAAGGGCCCAGATCTGGGACGAGCGGGCACAGCGCTTTCTTGGTCAGGCATTGCACCGGATCTGAGGAGAAAAACGCCGGCCAGCCGCACACCGCACCGCCCCGCGACCAACGCCGCGCCGCCGAGTCAAGGGCGCCCATGACCCGCATGATCTCCACCGACGAGCCACACCGCCACCGTCAGAGGGCCCCCGCGCCTCCAGACACACGTGCGGGGAAAAGCCGACCCGCCGCCGCCGCATAGACAGGGCCGGGCGGACAACGCCGGAGGGAGGGGAGACCAGAGTCCGCCCGTCgcccgcagggggggggggggagcggaCGGGACTTTTCGTAATGATCCCTTGCCAACTCCAGTGCATTTTACTAGCTCCCGGTAGAAAACAGGTTCAGTGATAACCAGCGGGGAAGCACTGGGATTTTGAAACTGGGGATCAGACAGTGGTGCAAAGTCCCAAAGGAGATTGCCTCAAGACGCTCGACCCCTGACCActataacagcagcagtagggcaGTTGtacagtttttttatttttcgctTGTTTCATTTGATTTCTACGTTTCTTTGCCTGGGTTTAGTTCTTTGTTAAATTtcgttttctttttgttgctttgagttATATAAGATGCGCATCGTTTCAACGCTTGCTCCTAATACAAAAAGACATGTGCTTTGATGCATGTACGAGAAAAAAAGATAAATGAACAAGCATTCATAATTCAGTTCAGAAAGTAGATTAAAGTCCACTTCCATGAAATGATGAAAATCTCCAAGAGAAAAACATAGGAAGGGAAGGAGATCTTAACCTTATTCTTAAGAAACTCTGGATATGTAGACAATGCTTCTACAAGATAACTCCTGTCCTGTTTGTTATGTGTGATGTCAGTTTGTGCATTACCAATATTGATATacttagaaaaaacaagaaatcaACATTATTTAGATGCGCAAATCATGTTATCCCAATTGGAACATTATCACATGGCTTACCTTAACCCATAGCAAAGAACAGTCAAAGTTTGTGAGGAACCATTTGTGTGCATTCATATTGAATGAATCAGCTTTTTCCACTCCATCAAGGTGATGTCGATACTCTGGGCATATACAAGCACTTCCAGCATATGCAGCATCAATATGGAACCACATGTCATGGCCCTAACAAAAATTATAAACAGAAACAATTAGTGAAAGTACATTCATGAATAACAATATGTACAATTTGCAAAAGTCCTACGCAAACAAGGTTGCTAATGACAATGGGGATGCAACCAGCATCCCAAAACCATGCTCCAGAAAAATCCCAGACATAGGACAGTATAGGTTCCCACTAGAGAGCTGATAAATACTTAGTTTTAGCTCCACTGCAAATTTAGATTGATTAGGATTAACATATGGGGAAAAATCAATTTACAAGGATTATTTTTCAAGTTTCTGGTCCCATCTAAAATTTCTGGGAAACACTGTTACCGACCAGCTACCAGTTACTACCCATCAATGTGCAGACTTGTTCCTCAAAAGTGCACATAACTAGGTTCCAAACTAGCACCAACACAACTGTGTTCTATTCCTACCTGGCAGAAGATCGTCAATTTTTTGGAAAATACTTGCAGAAGATATAGCAAGAGAAAGTATCAAATACAGACAGATTAGATTACTTCATTATACAATTCTAATTTCCTAATTATCACAACCAATGGGCCTAAACACCTGTGCTATGTTTCCTAGTTCAGGCAAGGGGTCCACGGCAGATGAAGATGTTGTGCCTACCTGAAACAAATAAGAGCTGTCCTTAGAAAGTAAGCAAGGAGCAAAAATATGTGTTACCAGATAAAAAGCTAAGCTTATTACACACCAGAGAACACCATTCCAGTTTATCTTTTGTAACATCATCATGTAATCATGTTATAAAGAGTGGCTAGAGATAAGTATCTTAGTTACCTTTAGCAAGTAGGGATTTTACTATAATTAGTTTCCTGGTACGCAAGTTGGTAGTTCCTTAATTTTGTGGTAAAGCCGGGTACATAATGCTTTGGCTGTCTACCTAACAAATGTCAGCAAGAAGCCCAAATATATGTCTTCCTACTGTTCTGTTACGGCGTTATGCAGTTACCCATTCTATCAGCTCTGCTCTGGAGTGCCACGGTTAGAGTGATAGCCCCCATCAAGCAATCCGACAATTTGCAATCATGTTTAAGGTTCGTACTAGTTTAGTATCGGAGCCTGGCAATCTCCACCAGTGAGCATGATCCTGGAAGGATTCGTTGAGAACCTCCACGTCAAAACAAGGGCTTCACCTTCGGCGGCAAGGGGGTGCTTCTAAACGCGCTCCGCCCTCCCCTCCTACGCCATGGCTGCCCGGCAAGGCTGCAACTTTCGGAAGGGATGCACGCTGCGCTGGTGCGGCGCTGTCAGTCGTTCTTCCAGGCCAACACCGACGTGGTCACCGGCGCGGCGGCGCCCAATGCAAAATCGCATGGTCCGAGATTTGCCTCCCACGTgagttgggaatatgccctaaaGGTAATAATAAATGTTATTATTTATTTTCACGTCTGTAAATAATTTTATTTTCTGTGCCAAAATTGCTATGGTTCTTGAATGTGATATTCAGAGCAGAACTCATAAGCATGTGTGTGGAAACATAAACACAAAAATAGGTTCCTAGTCTCACCTCTAAGACTAGCTCATGTGTTACATGATAATCTTGTTTTCTTGATCATAGGGCATCGTTTAAGTAACCAGTACATATGCAAATAGAAGCCTATGTAAAGGGGAAACTACACAGCTAACAAATGCACTGGACACATAAGTGGTAGTGGAATTATCTAATGTAAACAAACTGGCCCCACTGCCTTTAGGCTTGGTCAGTTACACCCCTTCTCAAAGGGACTGGAAAGGATTTGAGGGTATTTTGACTTGTAGAGGATTTAATCCCCCTCAATCCCTGCCAATCCCCTCGAATTCCCTGTTAACCGAATAAGGCCTTAAGAGTATGATGTTAAGCCTTTAAAGCAATATCTTTCGGGTGGAAATAACTGCAAACCTGATTCTGTGTGGGGGCAGTTCGTACATTGCAAACACCATAATTTTCATATCTATTACAATGGCTTATATGATCAGGATGGCCTGGTTGCAATCCTGGGACAATATGGTATAGAAGTTCCCAAAACTTCATATATAATCAGTAGGTATAGAAAAGGGATGTCCTATATCCAATGCAAAATGTAAGGATCAAATTCAATCTCATTTATGAGACACAAAAAGGACAACTGCTTAGTGACCATGCCATGGATACCAGTATATTAAAAATATAcaaaacattttatatttgtgaacggagggagtatatattaacTCAAGTAGTTCACTAAAATAGTATATTAATCATGTTGAGATGTCAACAACTTGATCTGTTCCATGCGCTCAAGGCCATTATATATACATGTACTAGAGAGGAGATAAGTAGGAATCCTAATACAAACGGAAAACAACAATGCAtatatctctagcaatatcaatgTTGAAATTCAAATACAAGTTTTCCATTATCTAATTCAAAGAAGTTTGCATACGAAGAAAGCGTGGCTTATTGCTTACTGTTGCACAGATGAAGAATGGTATCAAACCAGATGACAAGTCAACGGAAATGGCCTCTGTCACTGCTTCAGGTGCAACAGCATAGTTCTTACTACAGTCAGCTTTGACAACTCTGAAGTTCTCTGGGAAAATTCCTGCAATCTTTAACAGAAGAATGTTACCTCAGGTCAACAGGAAATAAACAAAAAGAACATGAACATAATGCATATTAATCTAACTACCTAACTGTAATTCTTTGAAATAACTTCAAACTTGAAGAACAGAAAAGACGGGTATTTTATTCATAACAAATAATTGGAAACCATTCTAGTGGGACTCTGGTTGGATACCTGGCATGCCTTTTGCAGAGCAGAATGTGTCTGATCAGATGCATAAACTACTAATTTTTCAAGGGATTTTTTTCCATGCTTCTTTAAAGTTCTATCTCGTGCAGCCAATAGTACAACAAGAACTGCTTCACTGGCAGTACCCTGGATTACTCCTCCACCAGGTGCTGCAAAGAGGGATGCCATGGAGAAACTCAGAAGTATGACTTTAGCTAGGAACACAATTCCACAATTTTTACACTAAGGaaaaatatatactccctccgattGGAAATAAGTGTCGTgcttttagttcaaatttgaactaaaaccatgACACTTATTTCCGATCGAAGGGAGTACGTGTACTATATAAAAAGATAGCAGTGAAGTAACATTCTGCTAAAACGGCATCTATAAAGTAGATATCTCAGATCAAGGATAGTCCAAATCACGGTCTGAATCACATGATCCTAGGATCGCATCAAATTATTTCGATTCCGATCCGCGTAGGAGGATAATCAAGTGGCAGTGCGTGCCTCTAAATGGGGCACATCCCCCACTTAGTCTTACAGCGTTGACGATGTCTACCGAGAAATCTATGCAAGGAGAgagcacatgcatgcatgcatgaatctCTCACCTCATGCTTACACCATCGCATTAATTGCGAAATTCTattttttgaaaaatgatttAAAACCATTAATCCGTCTTTACCGGCGAGTTCTCAACGAGGGTTTCAAAATAAGATCACATGTTGGCGCGTTTTCATAAAAAATTATCCGTCGCTACCATTTACCAGATTTTTAGTGTGTGGTCGCCAGATTGTTCATACTGAGTTACCCGATTATTTCACTGTATGATTAGTCAGTGTCATGTAATGGAGCCTGTGGAAACGAAAGAAACAACCACATGTTTTGATGGAGTAGCTTGAACAGGTAGTTAAGGATTCTATCGAAACTAGACCAGACACTCAATGTGTTAAGGAAGAAGGAAACAAGAAAGAGTAGTTGAATAAATACAGAATGGCAATGCGCGAAAAatgaatactccctccgtaaagaaacacaatagtgtttagatcactactttagtgatctaaacgctcttatatttctttacagagggagtactgaaTAACCAAGTATGCAAAATTTCATGCAGTATTTGTCAATCAGACATTCTATTTGTCAATCAAACATTCTCATTCGTTTTTTTACCTAGGCATGCCAATTAATTATGAGGTGCTACGTATTATAGAAGAACCAAATTGCAAAAAATAATGTTGAGATCAACAAACAATTTATGCATCAAACCAGAATATATGGTTGCACTCTTACCATCTGACAGAAATTGGCTTGGAAGCTTAAGCATTTTTGCAAACCAGTCTAAGACTATAACCTCTAGCTCAGTTGCAGCAGGAGAGGTTATCCAACTGAAGCCAACGATGTTAAAGGCAGCACTAAGCATCTCCCCCAGGAATCCAGCAGTGCTGCTATTTGAGGGATAGTATGCAAAATAACTTGGACTTTGCCAATGAGTGACTCCAGGTATGATCTTCTCACGAATATCTGGGCATCAGAAAAATTTGCTGAATGAATGAAGGTTTCTTTAGGCAA
This region includes:
- the LOC123395782 gene encoding tryptophan decarboxylase 2 isoform X1 gives rise to the protein MEGGGTSYGGDDGGSLRPMDAEQLRECGHRMVDFIADYYKSIERFPVLSQVQPGYLKELLPDSAPNRPDTLDTLFDDIREKIIPGVTHWQSPSYFAYYPSNSSTAGFLGEMLSAAFNIVGFSWITSPAATELEVIVLDWFAKMLKLPSQFLSDAPGGGVIQGTASEAVLVVLLAARDRTLKKHGKKSLEKLVVYASDQTHSALQKACQIAGIFPENFRVVKADCSKNYAVAPEAVTEAISVDLSSGLIPFFICATVGTTSSSAVDPLPELGNIAQGHDMWFHIDAAYAGSACICPEYRHHLDGVEKADSFNMNAHKWFLTNFDCSLLWVKDRSYLVEALSTYPEFLKNKASQANSVVDFKDWQIPLGRRFRSLKLWMVLRLYGVENLQSYIRNHIQLAEHFEQLVLSDSRFEVMTPRIFSLVCFRLLPPTSDHDGGRQLNYDLMDTANSSGKIFISHTVLAGKFVLRFAVGAPLTEEQHVDAAWKLLQDEATKLSGSA
- the LOC123395782 gene encoding tryptophan decarboxylase 2 isoform X2; amino-acid sequence: MNIISQMCMEATNHRNKILEVMAAGNTRKLEWRTDYRGSQRQYVTGTEVQKPGYLKELLPDSAPNRPDTLDTLFDDIREKIIPGVTHWQSPSYFAYYPSNSSTAGFLGEMLSAAFNIVGFSWITSPAATELEVIVLDWFAKMLKLPSQFLSDAPGGGVIQGTASEAVLVVLLAARDRTLKKHGKKSLEKLVVYASDQTHSALQKACQIAGIFPENFRVVKADCSKNYAVAPEAVTEAISVDLSSGLIPFFICATVGTTSSSAVDPLPELGNIAQGHDMWFHIDAAYAGSACICPEYRHHLDGVEKADSFNMNAHKWFLTNFDCSLLWVKDRSYLVEALSTYPEFLKNKASQANSVVDFKDWQIPLGRRFRSLKLWMVLRLYGVENLQSYIRNHIQLAEHFEQLVLSDSRFEVMTPRIFSLVCFRLLPPTSDHDGGRQLNYDLMDTANSSGKIFISHTVLAGKFVLRFAVGAPLTEEQHVDAAWKLLQDEATKLSGSA
- the LOC123395782 gene encoding tryptophan decarboxylase 2 isoform X3, which translates into the protein MEGGGTSYGGDDGGSLRPMDAEQLRECGHRMVDFIADYYKSIERFPVLSQVQPGYLKELLPDSAPNRPDTLDTLFDDIREKIIPGVTHWQSPSYFAYYPSNSSTAGFLGEMLSAAFNIVGFSWITSPAATELEVIVLDWFAKMLKLPSQFLSDAPGGGVIQGTASEAVLVVLLAARDRTLKKHGKKSLEKLVVYASDQTHSALQKACQIAGIFPENFRVVKADCSKNYAVAPEAVTEAISVDLSSGLIPFFICATVGTTSSSAVDPLPELGNIAQGHDMWFHIDAAYAGSACICPEYRHHLDGVEKADSFNMNAHKWFLTNFDCSLLWVKDRSYLVEALSTYPEFLKNKASQANSVVDFKDWQIPLGRRFRLYAVVPYQVEHFVSDHSSYGWS